A DNA window from Clavibacter sepedonicus contains the following coding sequences:
- the dnaE gene encoding DNA polymerase III subunit alpha: MLDGAARVGPLVQAAAEQGMPAVAITDHGNVFGAFDFWKQAKAAGVKPIIGTEAYITPGTHRGDRTRIRWGNGGQDDVSGSGAYTHLTMLAETTEGMHNLFRLSSRASLEGYYFKPRMDRELLSTYAKGLIATTGCPSGEVQTRLRLGQYDEAVKAAADFRDIFGAENYFCEVMDHGLGIERRIMTDLHRLAKDLGLPLVATNDLHYTHEHDATSHAALLCVQSGTTLDDPNRFKFDADEFYLKTAQQMRHLFRDHEEACDNTLLIAERCDVQFNESANYMPRYPVPEGESEQTWFVKEVERGLVRRYPRGFSDDVRKRADYEVGVIAQMGFPGYFLVVADFINWSKENGIRVGPGRGSGAGSMVAYAMGITDLDPLEHGLLFERFLNPDRVSMPDFDVDFDDRRRGEVIRYVTDKYGDERVAQIVTYGTIKAKQALKDSSRVLGYPFSMGDKLTKAMPPAIMGKDIPLSGILDTEHPRYREAGDFREVLAMDPEAQKVFETAQGIENLKRQWGVHAAGVIMSSEPLIDIIPIMKREQDGQIVTQFDYPACESLGLIKMDFLGLRNLTIIDDALNNIESNRGEKLVLEDLGLDDQGAYDLLARGDTLGVFQLDGGPMRSLLRMMKPDNFEDISAVIALYRPGPMGANSHTNYALRKNGLQEITPIHPELEEPLREVLGTTHGLIVYQEQVMSVAQKLAGFTLAQADLLRRAMGKKKKSELDKQFEGFSQGMKDNGYSMAAVKALWDILLPFSDYAFNKAHSAAYGVVSYWTAYLKAHYPAEYMAALLTSVGDSKDKMALYLNECRRMGIKVLPPDVNESIGFFAAAGADIRFGLGAVRNVGANVVEALRGARTEQGAFESFDDFLKKVPLPVANKRTVESLIKAGAFDSLGDTRRALLEVHEGMIDASVSDKRAAMNGQVGFDFDSLWDEPQHARKVPERPEWAKRDKLAFEREMLGLYVSDHPLAGLEIPLAKLASTGIAELLATDASMDGETVTLAGLLTSVQHRTARNSGNQYGMVQLEDFGGEITCMFMGKAYQEFAPALQSDTVVVIRGRVSTRDDGMNIHAFSMFQPDLGQSLGSGPLLISLAENRATTETVMGLNDVLIRHSGDTEVRLQLVKGDSGRVFEIPYPVTVSADLYGELKSLLGPNCLG, from the coding sequence ATGCTCGACGGGGCGGCCCGCGTCGGCCCGCTCGTGCAGGCAGCGGCCGAGCAGGGGATGCCGGCCGTCGCGATCACCGACCACGGCAACGTGTTCGGCGCGTTCGACTTCTGGAAGCAGGCGAAGGCCGCGGGCGTCAAGCCCATCATCGGCACCGAGGCGTACATCACACCGGGCACCCACCGCGGCGACCGCACCCGCATCCGGTGGGGCAATGGCGGCCAGGATGACGTCTCCGGATCCGGCGCGTACACGCACCTGACGATGCTCGCCGAGACGACCGAGGGCATGCACAACCTGTTCCGGCTCTCGTCGCGCGCCTCGCTCGAGGGCTACTACTTCAAGCCCCGCATGGACCGGGAGCTCCTCAGTACCTACGCCAAGGGCCTCATCGCCACCACCGGCTGCCCGTCCGGCGAGGTGCAGACGCGCCTCCGGCTCGGCCAGTACGACGAGGCCGTGAAGGCCGCCGCGGACTTCCGCGACATCTTCGGGGCCGAGAACTACTTCTGCGAGGTCATGGACCACGGGCTCGGCATCGAGCGCCGCATCATGACCGACCTCCACCGCCTGGCGAAGGACCTCGGCCTCCCGCTCGTCGCCACCAACGACCTGCACTACACGCACGAGCACGACGCGACGAGCCACGCGGCGCTCCTCTGCGTCCAGTCCGGCACGACGCTCGACGACCCCAACCGCTTCAAGTTCGACGCCGACGAGTTCTACCTGAAGACCGCGCAGCAGATGCGCCACCTCTTCCGCGACCACGAGGAGGCGTGCGACAACACGCTCCTCATCGCCGAGCGGTGCGACGTCCAGTTCAACGAGTCCGCCAACTACATGCCGCGCTACCCCGTGCCCGAGGGCGAGAGCGAGCAGACCTGGTTCGTCAAGGAGGTCGAGCGCGGCCTCGTCAGGCGCTACCCGCGCGGCTTCTCCGACGACGTGCGCAAGCGTGCCGACTACGAGGTCGGGGTCATCGCGCAGATGGGATTCCCGGGCTACTTCCTCGTCGTCGCGGACTTCATCAACTGGTCGAAGGAGAACGGGATCCGCGTGGGCCCCGGCCGCGGATCCGGCGCCGGCTCGATGGTCGCGTACGCCATGGGCATCACCGACCTCGACCCGCTGGAGCACGGCCTGCTGTTCGAGCGGTTCCTCAACCCCGACCGCGTCTCCATGCCCGACTTCGACGTCGACTTCGACGACCGTCGCCGCGGCGAGGTCATCCGCTACGTGACCGACAAGTACGGCGACGAGCGCGTGGCGCAGATCGTCACGTACGGCACCATCAAGGCGAAGCAGGCGCTGAAGGACTCGAGCCGCGTGCTCGGCTACCCGTTCTCCATGGGCGACAAGCTCACCAAGGCCATGCCGCCCGCGATCATGGGCAAGGACATCCCGCTGTCCGGCATCCTCGACACCGAGCACCCGCGCTACCGCGAGGCCGGCGACTTCCGCGAGGTGCTCGCGATGGACCCGGAGGCGCAGAAGGTCTTCGAGACCGCGCAGGGGATCGAGAACCTCAAGCGCCAGTGGGGCGTGCACGCGGCCGGCGTCATCATGTCGAGCGAGCCGCTCATCGACATCATCCCGATCATGAAGCGGGAGCAGGACGGCCAGATCGTCACGCAGTTCGACTACCCCGCGTGCGAGTCGCTCGGCCTCATCAAGATGGACTTCCTGGGGCTGCGCAACCTCACGATCATCGACGACGCGCTCAACAACATCGAGTCGAACCGCGGCGAGAAGCTCGTGCTCGAGGACCTGGGCCTCGACGACCAGGGGGCGTACGACCTGCTCGCCCGCGGCGACACCCTCGGCGTCTTCCAGCTCGACGGCGGTCCCATGCGCTCGCTCCTGCGCATGATGAAGCCCGACAACTTCGAGGACATCTCGGCCGTCATCGCGCTCTACCGCCCCGGCCCCATGGGCGCGAACTCGCACACGAACTACGCGCTGCGGAAGAACGGGCTGCAGGAGATCACCCCGATCCACCCGGAGCTCGAGGAGCCGCTGCGCGAGGTGCTCGGCACCACGCACGGCCTCATCGTGTACCAGGAGCAGGTCATGTCGGTGGCGCAGAAGCTCGCGGGCTTCACGCTCGCGCAGGCCGACCTCCTGCGGCGCGCGATGGGCAAGAAGAAGAAGTCCGAGCTCGACAAGCAGTTCGAGGGCTTCTCGCAGGGCATGAAGGACAACGGCTACTCGATGGCCGCGGTGAAGGCGCTCTGGGACATCCTGCTGCCGTTCTCCGACTACGCCTTCAACAAGGCGCACTCCGCGGCGTACGGCGTCGTCTCCTACTGGACCGCCTACCTCAAGGCCCATTACCCGGCCGAGTACATGGCGGCGCTGCTCACGAGCGTCGGCGACTCCAAGGACAAGATGGCGCTGTACCTCAACGAGTGCCGCCGCATGGGGATCAAGGTCCTCCCGCCGGACGTCAACGAGTCGATCGGCTTCTTCGCGGCGGCCGGGGCCGACATCCGCTTCGGGCTGGGCGCTGTGCGCAACGTCGGCGCGAACGTGGTCGAGGCGCTCCGCGGCGCCCGCACCGAGCAGGGCGCATTCGAGTCGTTCGACGACTTCCTCAAGAAGGTCCCGCTGCCGGTCGCCAACAAGCGGACGGTCGAGTCGCTCATCAAGGCCGGCGCGTTCGACTCGCTGGGCGACACCCGCCGGGCGCTGCTCGAGGTGCACGAGGGCATGATCGACGCCTCCGTCAGCGACAAGCGCGCGGCCATGAACGGGCAGGTCGGCTTCGACTTCGACAGCCTCTGGGACGAGCCGCAGCACGCGCGCAAGGTGCCCGAGCGGCCCGAGTGGGCGAAGCGCGACAAGCTCGCGTTCGAGCGCGAGATGCTCGGCCTCTACGTCTCCGACCACCCGCTCGCGGGGCTCGAGATCCCGCTGGCGAAGCTCGCCTCGACGGGCATCGCCGAGCTGCTGGCGACGGACGCGTCGATGGACGGGGAGACGGTCACGCTGGCCGGGCTCCTCACGAGCGTCCAGCACCGCACCGCGCGGAACTCGGGCAACCAGTACGGCATGGTGCAGCTCGAGGACTTCGGCGGCGAGATCACCTGCATGTTCATGGGCAAGGCGTACCAGGAGTTCGCGCCCGCCCTCCAGAGCGACACCGTCGTGGTGATCCGCGGCCGGGTCTCCACGCGCGACGACGGCATGAACATCCACGCGTTCTCGATGTTCCAGCCCGACCTCGGGCAGAGCCTCGGCTCCGGGCCCCTCCTCATCAGCCTCGCGGAGAACCGGGCGACCACGGAGACCGTCATGGGTCTCAACGACGTGCTCATCCGCCACTCGGGCGACACCGAGGTGCGGCTCCAGCTCGTGAAGGGCGACAGCGGGCGGGTGTTCGAGATCCCGTACCCGGTCACGGTGAGCGCGGACCTCTACGGCGAGCTCAAGTCGCTGCTCGGGCCGAACTGCCTGGGGTGA
- a CDS encoding flavin reductase family protein has protein sequence MDAHPATTLAEADGLAAFRAAFRRHAAGVAVVTTHDAHGSPVGFTATSLASVSADPPLASFSLARTASSAAAITAADHVAIHVLGARDRHLAERLSGPAAERFAGDHWSPGPHGLPVLTGGTALLVARIVERVHVHGAIVVIVRIEDGGTGVDDEPLLYHARRYLRPGAEA, from the coding sequence ATGGACGCGCACCCCGCCACCACGCTCGCCGAGGCCGACGGCCTCGCCGCCTTCCGAGCTGCGTTCCGGCGCCATGCCGCGGGCGTCGCGGTCGTCACGACGCACGACGCGCACGGCTCCCCCGTCGGGTTCACGGCGACGTCGCTCGCCTCCGTGTCGGCGGATCCGCCGCTCGCCAGCTTCAGCCTCGCGCGCACGGCGTCGAGCGCCGCCGCCATCACCGCGGCCGACCACGTCGCGATCCACGTGCTCGGCGCGCGCGACCGGCACCTCGCGGAGCGGCTCAGCGGCCCGGCGGCCGAGCGGTTCGCGGGAGACCACTGGTCCCCCGGTCCGCACGGCCTGCCCGTGCTGACGGGCGGGACGGCGCTCCTGGTCGCCCGGATCGTCGAGCGGGTGCACGTGCACGGCGCGATCGTCGTCATCGTGCGGATCGAGGACGGCGGCACGGGCGTGGACGACGAACCGCTCCTGTACCACGCGCGCCGCTACCTGCGGCCGGGCGCCGAGGCCTGA
- the hisD gene encoding histidinol dehydrogenase, producing MRIQDLRGTTPSTADLLDLLPRPVTDVAVALDVARELVEDVRTRGSAALLDQAERLDRVRPESLRVPAEAIADAVEGLDPAVRAALEEAIRRVRVGSAAQVPPETTTTVVRGGTIVQRWQPVRRVGLYVPGGKAVYPSSVVMNVVAAQVAGVASIALASPAQAAHGGSVHPVILGAAGLLGVDEVYAMGGAGAIGAFAHGVPDLGLEPVDVVTGPGNIYVAAAKRVVRGVTGIDSEAGTTEILVIADAHADARLVAADLVSQAEHDEMAASVLVTDSPELARAVDAEVEALAATTEHAARVGQALTGPQSAILVVDDLATAARYSDAYGPEHLSVQTADPDALLAHLHSAGAIFLGPHSPVSLGDYLAGSNHVLPTGGQARFGSGLGAYTFLRPQQVVRYDADALRDAEPMIVALSRAEDLPAHGDAVTARLTR from the coding sequence ATGCGCATCCAGGACCTCCGCGGCACCACGCCCAGCACCGCCGATCTGCTCGACCTCCTCCCGCGTCCGGTCACGGACGTCGCCGTCGCGCTCGACGTGGCGCGCGAGCTCGTCGAGGACGTGCGCACGCGGGGGAGCGCCGCCCTGCTCGACCAGGCGGAGCGGCTCGACCGGGTCCGCCCGGAGTCCCTGCGGGTCCCCGCCGAGGCCATCGCCGACGCGGTCGAAGGCCTCGACCCGGCCGTCCGCGCCGCCCTCGAGGAGGCGATCCGCCGCGTGCGCGTCGGCTCCGCGGCGCAGGTCCCGCCCGAGACGACCACCACGGTCGTGCGCGGCGGCACCATCGTCCAGCGCTGGCAGCCCGTCCGCCGCGTGGGCCTCTACGTGCCGGGCGGCAAGGCCGTCTACCCGTCGAGCGTCGTGATGAACGTCGTCGCCGCGCAGGTCGCGGGAGTGGCCAGCATCGCGCTCGCGTCGCCTGCGCAGGCCGCGCACGGCGGATCGGTGCACCCCGTCATCCTCGGCGCTGCCGGCCTCCTCGGCGTCGACGAGGTCTACGCGATGGGCGGCGCGGGGGCCATCGGCGCGTTCGCGCACGGCGTGCCGGACCTCGGCCTCGAGCCGGTCGACGTCGTCACCGGGCCCGGCAACATCTACGTCGCCGCGGCGAAGCGCGTCGTCCGCGGCGTGACGGGCATCGACTCCGAGGCGGGCACGACCGAGATCCTCGTGATCGCCGACGCGCACGCCGACGCCCGCCTCGTGGCCGCCGACCTCGTCAGCCAGGCCGAGCACGACGAGATGGCGGCGTCCGTCCTCGTCACCGACTCGCCCGAGCTCGCGCGCGCGGTCGACGCCGAGGTGGAGGCGCTGGCCGCGACCACGGAGCACGCGGCCCGCGTCGGCCAGGCGCTCACCGGACCGCAGTCGGCCATCCTCGTGGTCGACGACCTCGCGACGGCGGCCCGCTACAGCGACGCGTACGGCCCCGAGCACCTCTCCGTCCAGACGGCCGACCCCGACGCCCTCCTCGCGCACCTGCACAGTGCCGGCGCGATCTTCCTCGGGCCGCACTCGCCCGTGAGCCTCGGCGACTACCTCGCCGGGTCGAACCACGTGCTCCCCACGGGCGGCCAGGCCCGCTTCGGCTCCGGCCTCGGCGCGTACACGTTCCTCCGCCCGCAGCAGGTCGTGCGCTACGACGCCGACGCGCTGCGCGACGCCGAGCCGATGATCGTCGCGCTCAGCCGGGCCGAGGACCTGCCCGCGCACGGCGACGCGGTGACCGCGCGCCTGACACGCTGA
- the nrdR gene encoding transcriptional regulator NrdR: MFCPFCRHPDSRVVDSRTSDDGLSIRRRRQCPECGRRFSTTETASLSVIKRNGVVEPFSREKIVTGVRKACQGRPVTDTDLAVLAQRVEEAIRATGASQIEANDIGLSILPPLRELDEVAYLRFASVYQGFDSLDDFEAAIAQLRVAHAATPDADAL, encoded by the coding sequence ATGTTCTGCCCCTTCTGCCGCCACCCCGACTCCCGCGTCGTCGACTCCCGCACGAGCGACGACGGCCTGTCGATCCGCCGGCGCCGGCAGTGCCCGGAGTGCGGCCGCCGCTTCAGCACCACCGAGACCGCGAGCCTCAGCGTGATCAAGCGCAACGGCGTCGTCGAGCCCTTCAGCCGGGAGAAGATCGTCACGGGCGTCCGAAAGGCCTGCCAGGGGCGTCCCGTCACCGACACGGATCTCGCGGTCCTCGCGCAGCGCGTCGAGGAGGCGATCCGGGCCACCGGCGCGTCGCAGATCGAGGCGAACGACATCGGCCTGTCGATCCTCCCGCCGCTCCGCGAGCTCGACGAGGTCGCGTACCTCCGCTTCGCCAGCGTGTACCAGGGCTTCGACTCGCTCGACGACTTCGAGGCCGCCATCGCGCAGCTCCGCGTCGCGCACGCCGCGACGCCCGACGCCGACGCGCTCTGA
- a CDS encoding quinone-dependent dihydroorotate dehydrogenase, whose product MYPLLFRTVLSRMDPEDAHHLASTAISLLPPSGLGWIARRLTAPDPSLAVDTLGLRFPSPFGVAAGFDKDARAVLGLGQLGFGHVEVGTVTAEAQPGNPRPRLFRLIEDRAVINRMGFNNGGAAALADRLRRLRTRRDRPVIGVNIGKTRVVAVEDAVADYVRTTRLVAPVADYLAVNVSSPNTPGLRGLQEIDLLRPLLTSIRDAADGVPVLVKIAPDLQDAEVERIAELATELGLAGVIATNTTLSRADLRTDAAVVEAAGAGGLSGAPLAPRALEVLRILRRVLPSDACIISVGGVDTADDVQSRLDAGATLVQGYTAFLYRGPLWARSINAGLARIRRPR is encoded by the coding sequence ATGTATCCCCTCCTCTTCCGCACGGTCCTGTCGCGCATGGACCCGGAGGACGCCCACCACCTCGCGTCCACGGCCATCTCCCTCCTCCCGCCGTCCGGCCTCGGCTGGATCGCCCGGCGGCTGACGGCACCCGATCCGTCGCTCGCGGTCGACACCCTCGGCCTCCGCTTCCCGTCCCCGTTCGGCGTCGCCGCCGGCTTCGACAAGGACGCGCGGGCCGTCCTCGGCCTCGGCCAGCTCGGCTTCGGCCACGTGGAGGTCGGCACGGTCACCGCCGAGGCGCAGCCGGGCAACCCGCGACCTCGCCTGTTCCGCCTGATCGAGGATCGCGCCGTCATCAACCGCATGGGCTTCAACAACGGGGGAGCCGCGGCCCTCGCCGACCGGCTCCGTCGCCTGCGGACCCGTCGGGACCGGCCCGTGATCGGCGTCAACATCGGCAAGACCCGGGTGGTCGCGGTCGAGGACGCCGTGGCCGACTACGTGCGGACGACCCGCCTGGTCGCCCCCGTGGCCGACTACCTCGCGGTCAACGTCAGCTCGCCCAACACGCCGGGTCTCCGCGGCCTGCAGGAGATCGACCTGCTGCGACCGCTGCTCACGAGCATCCGCGACGCGGCGGACGGTGTGCCCGTCCTCGTCAAGATCGCGCCCGACCTGCAGGACGCGGAGGTGGAGCGGATCGCCGAGCTCGCGACGGAGCTGGGCCTCGCGGGCGTGATCGCCACGAACACCACGCTGTCCCGCGCTGATCTGCGCACCGACGCCGCGGTCGTCGAGGCCGCCGGCGCGGGCGGGCTGTCCGGTGCGCCGCTGGCCCCGCGCGCGCTCGAGGTGCTCCGGATCCTGCGCCGGGTGCTGCCCTCCGACGCGTGCATCATCTCCGTCGGCGGAGTCGACACCGCCGACGACGTGCAGTCGCGTCTCGATGCGGGCGCGACGCTCGTGCAGGGCTACACGGCATTCCTCTACCGCGGCCCGCTCTGGGCACGGTCGATCAACGCCGGTCTCGCCCGGATCCGTCGCCCGCGCTGA
- a CDS encoding DUF3043 domain-containing protein has product MAKQQTPAETPSETSATAAVDGRTADGKKGPTPTRREREAANLRPLVPQDRKLAAQQAKEKAREARARANAGMAAGDERYLPVRDKGPQKRYARDIVDARWSVGEFLLPVMGVVVVLTFVVPSLSAIPLLSIYVFVIAAIIDAYLTGRRVRAAITARVGADRVERGIRWYTGMRTIQMRPMRLPKPQVKRREKVTFS; this is encoded by the coding sequence GTGGCGAAGCAGCAGACCCCCGCAGAGACCCCCTCCGAGACGAGCGCCACGGCGGCCGTCGACGGTCGCACGGCCGACGGGAAGAAGGGCCCCACCCCGACCCGTCGGGAGCGCGAGGCCGCGAACCTCCGCCCGCTCGTGCCGCAGGATCGCAAGCTGGCGGCGCAGCAGGCGAAGGAGAAGGCGCGCGAGGCTCGCGCCCGGGCCAACGCCGGGATGGCCGCCGGCGACGAGCGCTACCTGCCCGTCCGCGACAAGGGCCCGCAGAAGCGCTACGCCCGCGACATCGTGGACGCGCGCTGGAGCGTAGGCGAGTTCCTGCTGCCCGTGATGGGCGTCGTCGTGGTGCTGACCTTCGTCGTGCCGAGCCTCTCGGCCATCCCGCTGCTGTCGATCTACGTGTTCGTCATCGCGGCGATCATCGACGCGTACCTCACCGGGCGCCGCGTGCGGGCCGCCATCACCGCGCGCGTCGGCGCCGACCGGGTCGAGCGCGGGATCCGCTGGTACACGGGCATGCGCACCATCCAGATGCGCCCGATGCGCCTGCCCAAGCCGCAGGTGAAGCGGCGTGAGAAGGTCACCTTCAGCTGA